A region from the Rhinoderma darwinii isolate aRhiDar2 chromosome 2, aRhiDar2.hap1, whole genome shotgun sequence genome encodes:
- the NRAS gene encoding GTPase NRas: MTEYKLVVVGAGGVGKSALTIQLIQNHFVDEYDPTIEDSYRKQVVIDGETCLLDILDTAGQEEYSAMRDQYMRTGEGFLCVFAINNSKSFADINSYREQIKRVKDSDDVPMVLVGNKCDLPTRTVDTKQAQELARSYGIPFVETSAKTRQGVEDAFYTLVREIHQYRMKKLDSNEDSSQGCIKMPCSLM; this comes from the exons ATGACGGAATATAAACTAGTGGTGGTGGGAGCTGGAGGTGTTGGAAAAAGTGCCTTAACAATACAGCTTATACAGAACCATTTTGTGGATGAATATGATCCTACCATTGAG GATTCGTACCGGAAGCAAGTGGTGATTGACGGAGAAACCTGCTTGCTGGATATCTTGGATACTGCAGGTCAAGAAGAGTATAGCGCAATGCGTGACCAGTATATGCGCACTGGGGAAGGCTTCCTTTGCGTGTTTGCAATCAACAATAGCAAATCTTTTGCTGATATTAATTCCTATAG GGAGCAGATAAAAAGAGTAAAAGACTCCGATGATGTTCCTATGGTACTTGTTGGTAACAAATGTGATCTGCCGACAAGGACTGTTGACACCAAGCAAGCCCAAGAACTAGCCAGGAGTTACGGAATCCCTTTCGTTGAGACATCGGCAAAAACAAGACAA GGTGTTGAGGATGCTTTTTATACTCTGGTTCGGGAAATCCATCAGTACAGGATGAAAAAACTAGATAGCAATGAAGATAGTAGCCAGGGCTGCATTAAAATGCCTTGTTCCCTAATGTAA